GGTCGGAAAGTCCTACGGGGCGATGACGGTGGTCTCCGACCTCGATCTGGAATTGGCCGACGGCACCCTGACCGTCCTGGTCGGTCCTTCCGGGTGCGGCAAGACCACATCACTGCGGATGCTGGCCGGGCTGGAAGAGATCACCTCGGGCAGCATCCACATCGGTGACCGCGACGTGACAGGGCTGGAGCCCAAGGAACGCGATATCGCGATGGTGTTCCAGAACTATGCGCTCTACCCGCACCTGACGGTGCGGGAGAACATCGCATTCCCGTTGCGGGCCAAGCGGATTCCGCGGGCCGAGGCGTTGCGGCGGGCCGATGAGATCGCCGAATCGCTCGGTCTGGGCAAGCTCGTCGACCGCAAACCCAAGGACCTCTCCGGCGGACAGCAGCAGCGGGTCGCCATCGGCCGGGCCATCATCCGCGAACCGGCGGTGTTCCTGTTCGACGAGCCCTTGAGCAATCTCGATGCCAAGCTGCGGGTGGAGACCCGCACCGAACTGCTGCGACTCCAACGCAAGCTGGGTATCACCTCGCTCTACGTGACCCACGATCAGGAAGAGGCGATGACCCTGTCGGACCGCATCGTGGTGATGCGCGACGGCCGCGTCGCCCAGGCCGGTCCGCCCGAGGAGGTCTACCGGCGCCCCGCCGACACCTTCGTCGCGACGTTTGTCGGCAGCCCGAAGATGAACCTGATCGACGGCACGATCAGCAACGGTGAGCTGCGCACGCTGTCCGGTGCACGCATCGCGCTCGGTGGCCCGGACTCCGGGACGGTGACCATCGGAGTGCGCCCCGACGATCTCATCCTCGCGCCGGACACAGGCAGCGAGGCCGGGGACGCCGTCGCCTCGGTGGAACTCGTGGAACTGCTGGGGCCGCGGGCCATCGTCACGGTGCGCGCCGTCGATCTGCAGCTCACCAGCGTGGTGGAGGCCTCATCACTGACCGACATCACCCCGGGTACCCCGGTGCGGCTCTCGGCTCGCGAAGTGCACCGGTTCGACGTGACGACCGGACACCGACTCGAGGACTGACGTCCGCGCCTGATCAGCCCGGCGGTCAGAATCCGCGGTGCGACAACGGGCCCAACCCGAACCGCTCCAGGGCACCCTCCACGGCGACGGCGAACCGCCGCTCGGCGTCCTCGCGGGCGGTCCGATCCAGCTGCCGGAATCCGAGTCCCGGCTCGACCAGTTCCAGCTCGAGCAGGCGAGGATCTTCCGGACCGCCGATCACGTCGACCCGCGCGTACACCAACTCCTCGGGGCTGAGATCGAGCAACCGGAGCACCGCGTCGATCGCCTGGTGGCCCACCTCCCAGACCTCGTCGTCGGGATCCGCGGGCGACAACGACTCGTGGGCGTAGGTGCCGGTCTCCTCGAATTCGGGCGACTGGCCGGCCGGGGGCAGGATCGGCCCCTTCGTGAATGC
Above is a window of Mycolicibacterium boenickei DNA encoding:
- a CDS encoding ABC transporter ATP-binding protein, with translation MASVKFSKVGKSYGAMTVVSDLDLELADGTLTVLVGPSGCGKTTSLRMLAGLEEITSGSIHIGDRDVTGLEPKERDIAMVFQNYALYPHLTVRENIAFPLRAKRIPRAEALRRADEIAESLGLGKLVDRKPKDLSGGQQQRVAIGRAIIREPAVFLFDEPLSNLDAKLRVETRTELLRLQRKLGITSLYVTHDQEEAMTLSDRIVVMRDGRVAQAGPPEEVYRRPADTFVATFVGSPKMNLIDGTISNGELRTLSGARIALGGPDSGTVTIGVRPDDLILAPDTGSEAGDAVASVELVELLGPRAIVTVRAVDLQLTSVVEASSLTDITPGTPVRLSAREVHRFDVTTGHRLED